A DNA window from Kitasatospora atroaurantiaca contains the following coding sequences:
- a CDS encoding DUF742 domain-containing protein produces the protein MGGEEYETGEVVRPFIVTAGRTRPVSEELRLETLVSAPPSALTAPLGFERHRIVELCQYPRSVAELAALLPTPLGVARVLVADLAAERYVRIHLAESPSVALLERIRDGLLRL, from the coding sequence ATGGGCGGCGAGGAGTACGAGACCGGCGAGGTGGTCCGCCCGTTCATCGTCACGGCCGGGCGGACCCGGCCGGTCAGTGAGGAGCTGCGGCTGGAGACCCTGGTCTCGGCGCCGCCCTCGGCGCTGACCGCACCGCTGGGCTTCGAGCGGCACCGGATCGTCGAGCTCTGCCAGTACCCGCGCTCGGTCGCCGAGCTGGCCGCGCTGCTGCCGACGCCGCTCGGGGTGGCCCGGGTGCTGGTCGCGGATCTCGCGGCGGAGCGGTACGTCCGGATCCATCTCGCCGAGAGCCCGTCCGTGGCGCTGCTGGAGCGGATCAGGGACGGGTTGCTGCGGCTCTGA
- a CDS encoding sensor histidine kinase yields MRTLRSIRHRLALLLALPTGALVVLAALGTAGQAARYTEAGRTSDRVALVATTEELVHQLQRERGLTAGLLGGDESFRHQLGGQRSAADQARQALDRQLATDPPGAASVRSALSGLSTLAALRGRADTGTAGRAEALTFFTDAITGLTSAAFADQGSSGDDRLQASLTTLRALCDATEAAALERGTLNGVLAAGSFRGADYPSFVRITAVKNAALAQVPRTASSARITSLDAALRTPAAVTVAGMEQQALAGFAAEHLPVKPSDWWRAASGLVDDLHKVQEEAAQESRARADELRSAALWSLGRDVALALVAVAGAAGLGVAATRSITRPMAALVAEAGGLADRVLPAAVARIRDAGPDQDLAELGTLPASTRSGRADELAEVAAALDRVAATALRLAVEQSVLQRNSTESLASLGRRNQALITRQLGFLSALERGEHDPGVLANLFELDHLATRMRRNAESVLVLAGERSPRRWAQPVGMGDVVRAALGEVEDYRRVVLRQVDEALLDGGAVAEVAHLLAELIDNALAASAPDTDVEIFARVTGAGYLVAVLDHGVGMTEPELERANARLAGHESFLVGRTKLLGHYVVGRLAARLGARVRLAPSPVHGVTATVLLPGTLLTSHQQLLQSEVV; encoded by the coding sequence GTGCGTACGCTCCGCAGCATCCGCCACCGGCTGGCCCTGCTGCTCGCCCTTCCCACGGGTGCACTGGTGGTACTGGCCGCGCTCGGTACGGCCGGGCAGGCCGCCCGGTACACCGAGGCGGGCCGCACCAGCGACCGGGTGGCCCTGGTGGCCACCACCGAGGAGCTGGTCCACCAGCTGCAGCGCGAGCGCGGGCTGACGGCCGGTCTGCTCGGCGGGGACGAGAGCTTCCGTCATCAGCTCGGCGGTCAGCGCAGCGCCGCCGACCAGGCCCGCCAGGCGCTGGACCGGCAGCTGGCCACCGACCCGCCCGGCGCCGCCTCCGTGCGGTCCGCGCTGTCCGGGCTCAGCACGCTCGCCGCGCTGCGCGGGCGCGCGGACACCGGCACTGCCGGCCGGGCCGAGGCGCTCACCTTCTTCACGGATGCGATCACCGGCCTGACCTCGGCCGCCTTCGCCGATCAGGGCTCCTCCGGCGACGACCGGCTGCAGGCCTCGCTGACCACCCTTCGGGCGCTCTGCGACGCCACCGAGGCGGCCGCGCTGGAGCGCGGCACGCTCAACGGGGTGCTGGCCGCGGGCTCGTTCCGAGGTGCCGACTACCCGTCCTTCGTGCGGATCACGGCGGTGAAGAACGCGGCACTGGCTCAGGTCCCGCGCACCGCGAGCTCCGCCAGGATCACCTCGCTCGACGCCGCGCTGCGGACCCCGGCGGCGGTCACCGTCGCCGGAATGGAGCAGCAGGCCCTGGCCGGTTTCGCCGCCGAGCACCTGCCGGTGAAGCCCTCCGACTGGTGGCGGGCCGCAAGCGGACTGGTCGACGACCTGCACAAGGTCCAGGAGGAGGCCGCGCAGGAGAGCCGGGCACGCGCGGACGAGCTGCGCTCGGCGGCGCTCTGGTCGCTGGGCCGGGACGTGGCGCTGGCCCTGGTCGCCGTGGCCGGCGCGGCAGGGCTCGGGGTGGCCGCCACCCGGTCGATCACCCGCCCGATGGCGGCACTGGTCGCCGAGGCGGGCGGGCTCGCGGACCGGGTGCTGCCGGCGGCGGTGGCGCGGATCCGCGACGCCGGACCCGACCAGGACCTCGCCGAGCTCGGCACGCTTCCCGCCTCGACCCGGTCGGGGCGGGCGGACGAGCTCGCCGAGGTCGCCGCCGCACTGGACCGGGTGGCGGCGACGGCGCTGCGCCTGGCCGTGGAACAGTCCGTGCTGCAGCGCAACAGCACCGAGTCGCTGGCCAGTCTCGGCCGCCGCAACCAGGCGCTGATCACCCGCCAGCTGGGCTTCCTCTCCGCCCTGGAGCGCGGCGAGCACGACCCCGGGGTGCTGGCCAACCTGTTCGAGCTGGACCACCTGGCCACCCGGATGCGGCGCAACGCGGAGAGCGTCCTGGTACTGGCCGGGGAGCGCAGTCCGCGCCGCTGGGCACAGCCGGTGGGCATGGGGGATGTCGTCCGGGCCGCGCTGGGCGAGGTGGAGGACTACCGGCGGGTGGTGCTCCGGCAGGTGGACGAGGCACTGCTGGACGGCGGCGCGGTCGCCGAGGTGGCGCACCTGCTGGCCGAGCTGATCGACAACGCGCTGGCCGCCTCCGCCCCGGACACCGATGTGGAGATCTTCGCCAGGGTCACCGGCGCCGGGTACCTGGTCGCCGTACTGGACCACGGGGTCGGTATGACCGAGCCGGAGCTGGAGCGGGCGAACGCCCGGCTGGCCGGGCACGAGAGCTTCCTGGTGGGCCGTACCAAGCTGCTCGGCCACTACGTGGTCGGCCGCCTGGCCGCCCGGCTGGGCGCGAGGGTCCGGCTGGCGCCCTCACCGGTGCACGGCGTCACGGCGACGGTCCTGCTGCCGGGCACCCTGCTGACCTCCCATCAGCAGCTGCTGCAGAGCGAGGTCGTCTGA
- the hisN gene encoding histidinol-phosphatase: MADYHDDLRLAHVLADSADSVTMERFKALDLKVETKPDLTPVSDADKAAEELVRSVLQRARPRDAVMGEEFGLQGTGPRRWVIDPIDGTKNYVRGVPVWATLIALLEVGPDGEEQPVVGIVSAPALHRRWWAAKGLGAYAGRSLAKASRISVSKVSRIEDSSFSYSSLSGWEERGRLDAFLDLSRSCWRTRAYGDFWSYMMLAEGAVDIAAEPELSLWDMAAPCIVVQEAGGRFTGLDGVDGPGGADAVASNGLLHDEALRRLSV, encoded by the coding sequence ATGGCCGACTACCACGACGATCTCCGACTCGCCCACGTCCTCGCCGACTCGGCCGACTCGGTCACCATGGAGCGCTTCAAGGCGCTGGACCTCAAGGTCGAGACCAAGCCCGATCTCACGCCGGTCAGCGACGCCGACAAGGCCGCCGAGGAACTGGTGCGCAGCGTGCTGCAGCGGGCGCGCCCGCGTGACGCCGTGATGGGCGAGGAGTTCGGCCTGCAGGGCACCGGCCCGCGCCGCTGGGTGATCGACCCGATCGACGGCACCAAGAACTACGTCCGCGGCGTGCCGGTCTGGGCCACCCTGATCGCACTCCTGGAGGTCGGTCCGGACGGCGAGGAGCAGCCCGTGGTCGGCATCGTCTCGGCCCCCGCGCTGCACCGCCGGTGGTGGGCGGCCAAGGGCCTGGGCGCGTACGCCGGCCGCAGCCTGGCCAAGGCGAGCCGGATCTCGGTCTCCAAGGTCTCCCGGATCGAGGACTCCTCGTTCTCCTACTCCTCGCTCAGCGGCTGGGAGGAGCGCGGCCGCCTGGACGCCTTCCTGGACCTCAGCCGGTCCTGCTGGCGCACCCGGGCGTACGGGGACTTCTGGTCGTACATGATGCTCGCCGAGGGCGCGGTCGACATCGCCGCCGAGCCGGAGCTGAGCCTGTGGGACATGGCCGCGCCCTGCATCGTGGTGCAGGAGGCGGGCGGCCGCTTCACCGGCCTCGACGGGGTGGACGGCCCCGGCGGCGCCGACGCGGTGGCCTCCAACGGGCTGCTGCACGACGAGGCGCTGCGGCGGCTGAGCGTCTGA
- a CDS encoding DMT family transporter, with the protein MAWAMVIIAGLLETGFAINLKLSHGFTELWPTIGFCCFALGSFGLLTLSLKSLPVGSAYAVWTGIGAAGTAIYGMIWMNESTSALKLVSITLVIAGVVGLQLSGSGH; encoded by the coding sequence ATGGCATGGGCCATGGTGATCATCGCCGGTCTGCTGGAGACCGGCTTCGCGATCAACCTCAAGCTGAGCCACGGCTTCACCGAGCTCTGGCCCACCATCGGATTCTGCTGCTTCGCCCTGGGCAGCTTCGGGCTGCTCACCCTCTCCCTCAAGTCCCTTCCGGTGGGGAGTGCCTACGCGGTCTGGACCGGCATCGGCGCGGCCGGCACCGCGATCTACGGCATGATCTGGATGAACGAGTCCACCTCGGCGCTCAAGCTGGTCTCGATCACCCTGGTGATCGCGGGCGTGGTCGGCCTGCAGCTCAGCGGCTCCGGGCATTGA
- the rsgA gene encoding ribosome small subunit-dependent GTPase A gives MRRYGKDADEDDIRNRPGRKGSRPRTRIRPKHEDAAEAMILTVDRGRLTCLVDAGTKLEREVTAMKARELGRKGVVVGDVVHVIGDLSGEPDTLARIVRVEERSSVLRRTADDDDPYERIVVANAQQLAIVTALADPEPRPRLIDRCLVAAYDAGMEPLLVLTKSDLAPAEPLLESYAPLGIKYVVTRRDELETAGAEAVRAYLRGRSTVFIGHSGVGKTTLVNALVPLRQRTTGVVNAVTGRGRHTTVSALALRLPPPPGAKPGSKKALDPGWVIDTPGFRSFGLSHIDPSRVILAFPDLEPGTVDCPRACSHDEPDCALDAWVADGHAEQARLYSLRRLLSSKDVREGD, from the coding sequence ATGCGCCGCTACGGCAAGGACGCCGACGAGGACGACATCCGCAACCGCCCGGGTCGCAAGGGCTCCCGGCCCCGGACGCGGATCCGGCCCAAGCACGAGGACGCCGCCGAGGCGATGATCCTCACCGTGGACCGGGGCCGGCTGACCTGCCTGGTGGACGCGGGGACGAAGCTGGAGCGCGAGGTCACCGCGATGAAGGCCCGCGAGCTGGGCCGCAAGGGCGTCGTCGTCGGCGACGTCGTGCACGTGATCGGCGACCTCTCCGGCGAGCCGGACACCCTGGCCAGGATCGTCCGGGTCGAGGAGCGCAGCTCCGTACTGCGGCGCACGGCGGACGACGACGACCCGTACGAGCGGATCGTGGTCGCCAACGCCCAGCAGCTGGCCATCGTCACCGCGCTGGCCGACCCGGAGCCCAGGCCCCGGCTGATCGACCGCTGCCTGGTCGCCGCGTACGACGCGGGCATGGAGCCGCTGCTGGTGCTCACCAAGTCGGACCTGGCCCCGGCCGAGCCGCTGCTGGAGTCGTACGCGCCGCTGGGCATCAAGTACGTGGTGACCCGGCGGGACGAGCTGGAGACGGCCGGTGCGGAGGCCGTCCGGGCGTACCTGCGGGGGCGCTCGACGGTGTTCATCGGGCACTCGGGTGTCGGGAAGACGACGCTGGTCAACGCTCTGGTACCGCTTCGCCAGCGGACCACCGGCGTGGTCAACGCGGTGACCGGGCGGGGCCGGCACACCACCGTCTCGGCGCTCGCCCTGCGGCTGCCGCCGCCGCCCGGCGCCAAGCCGGGCTCGAAGAAGGCGCTGGACCCGGGCTGGGTGATCGACACCCCCGGCTTCCGCTCCTTCGGGCTCTCGCACATCGACCCGTCCCGGGTGATCCTGGCCTTCCCCGACCTGGAGCCGGGCACCGTCGACTGCCCGCGTGCGTGCAGCCACGACGAGCCGGACTGCGCCCTCGACGCCTGGGTCGCGGACGGCCACGCCGAGCAGGCCCGGCTGTACTCGCTGCGCCGGCTGCTCTCCTCGAAGGACGTCCGGGAGGGCGACTAG
- the aroA gene encoding 3-phosphoshikimate 1-carboxyvinyltransferase translates to MTEALWPAPVATAAVEATVTIPGSKSATNRALVLAALADGPGWVRHPLRSRDSQLMADGLRALGVGIEETVNNASGGIGGGEAWRVIPAGQLRGPAQVDVGNAGTVMRFLPPVAVLADGPVHFDGDPRSYERPQHGVINALRALGARIDDGGRGGFPLTVHGAGSLDGGSVELDASSSSQFISALLLSGARYNNGVEIRNIGGSVPSLPHIRMTVDMVRKAGAQVDAPEDGGEKDVWRVTPGALIGRDLVVEPDLSNAAPFFAAALVTGGRVTVRDWPKHTFQPGDQLREIYSQMGGSCRFTDEGLEFTGTGRIKGIEADLHDVGELTPVIAAVAALADSESHLYGIAHLRLHETDRLAALAKEINDLGGDVSETEDGLRIRPRPLHGGVFHTYEDHRLATAAAVIGLAVEGVEVENVATTAKTLPDFPRMWADLLAKD, encoded by the coding sequence ATGACCGAAGCCCTGTGGCCCGCCCCCGTCGCGACCGCCGCCGTTGAAGCGACCGTCACCATCCCCGGCTCCAAGTCGGCGACCAACCGTGCCCTGGTGCTGGCCGCGCTGGCCGACGGCCCCGGCTGGGTGCGTCACCCGCTGCGCAGCCGCGACTCCCAGCTGATGGCGGACGGCCTGCGCGCACTCGGCGTGGGCATCGAGGAGACGGTCAACAACGCCAGCGGCGGCATCGGCGGCGGCGAGGCCTGGCGGGTCATCCCCGCGGGTCAGCTGCGCGGCCCCGCCCAGGTGGACGTGGGCAATGCAGGAACGGTCATGCGCTTCCTCCCGCCGGTCGCGGTGCTGGCCGACGGCCCGGTGCACTTCGACGGCGACCCCCGTTCGTACGAACGCCCCCAGCACGGCGTGATCAACGCCCTGCGCGCGCTGGGCGCCCGGATCGACGACGGCGGCCGGGGCGGCTTCCCGCTCACCGTGCACGGCGCCGGCTCGCTGGACGGCGGTTCGGTGGAGCTGGACGCGTCCTCCTCCTCTCAGTTCATCAGCGCCCTGCTGCTCTCCGGCGCCCGCTACAACAACGGTGTGGAGATCCGGAACATCGGCGGTTCGGTCCCCTCGCTGCCGCACATCCGGATGACGGTGGACATGGTCCGCAAGGCCGGCGCCCAGGTGGACGCGCCGGAGGACGGCGGTGAGAAGGACGTCTGGCGGGTCACCCCCGGCGCCCTGATCGGCCGCGACCTGGTGGTCGAGCCGGACCTCTCCAACGCCGCGCCGTTCTTCGCCGCCGCGCTGGTGACCGGCGGCCGGGTGACCGTCCGCGACTGGCCGAAGCACACCTTCCAGCCGGGCGACCAGCTCCGCGAGATCTACTCGCAGATGGGCGGCTCGTGCCGCTTCACCGACGAGGGTCTGGAGTTCACCGGCACCGGCAGGATCAAGGGCATCGAGGCCGACCTGCACGACGTCGGCGAGCTCACCCCGGTGATCGCCGCGGTGGCCGCGCTGGCCGACTCCGAGTCGCACCTCTACGGCATCGCCCACCTGCGCCTGCACGAGACCGACCGCCTGGCCGCCCTGGCCAAGGAGATCAACGACCTGGGCGGCGACGTCTCCGAGACCGAGGACGGTCTGCGGATCCGCCCGCGCCCGCTGCACGGCGGCGTCTTCCACACCTACGAGGACCACCGCCTGGCCACCGCCGCAGCGGTCATCGGCCTGGCCGTCGAGGGTGTGGAGGTGGAGAACGTGGCGACCACCGCGAAGACCCTGCCCGACTTCCCCCGGATGTGGGCCGACCTACTGGCCAAGGACTGA
- a CDS encoding M50 family metallopeptidase gives MDFADVWDRVIGIQSDPPRWLVLGSAALALLAILPHPVWRLSRNVVTIAHEGGHGLVALMTGRRLSSIRLHSDTSGLTVSSGKPTGLGMILTAAAGYTAPSLLGLGGAALLAAEHITALLWISIALLAGLLIMVRNAFGLLSVVLTGAAFFLISWYGGSELQAAFAYLGVWFLLLAGVRPVVELQGKRRRGGARDSDADQLARLTGIGALLWVTLFLVVALSCLLVGGSWLLTA, from the coding sequence ATGGACTTCGCGGACGTATGGGACCGAGTGATCGGCATCCAGTCCGACCCGCCGCGCTGGCTGGTGCTGGGCAGCGCGGCCCTCGCCCTGCTCGCGATCCTGCCGCACCCGGTGTGGCGGCTCAGCCGCAACGTGGTGACCATCGCCCACGAGGGCGGGCACGGCCTGGTCGCGCTGATGACCGGCCGCCGGCTCTCGAGCATCCGGCTGCACTCCGACACCTCGGGGCTGACCGTCTCCTCCGGGAAGCCGACCGGCCTCGGCATGATCCTGACGGCCGCCGCCGGGTACACCGCGCCGTCCCTGCTGGGGCTGGGCGGCGCCGCGCTGCTCGCCGCGGAGCACATCACCGCGCTGCTGTGGATCTCGATCGCGCTGCTGGCCGGTCTGCTGATCATGGTCAGGAACGCCTTCGGGCTGCTCTCTGTGGTGCTGACCGGTGCCGCGTTCTTCCTGATCTCCTGGTACGGCGGCAGCGAGCTGCAGGCGGCCTTCGCCTATCTGGGTGTGTGGTTCCTGCTGCTGGCCGGGGTGCGCCCGGTGGTCGAGCTGCAGGGGAAGCGGCGGCGGGGCGGGGCGCGCGACTCCGACGCCGACCAGCTGGCCCGGCTCACCGGCATCGGCGCACTCCTCTGGGTCACCCTCTTCCTGGTGGTCGCACTGTCCTGCCTCCTGGTCGGCGGCAGCTGGCTCCTCACCGCCTGA
- a CDS encoding SOS response-associated peptidase, translating to MCGRFASTTKPEDLVEIFGVEQWDPTETLAPSWNVAPTDSAFAVLDRTPKGQAEPVRQLRVLRWGLVPSWSKSADGAVKMINARADTVHEKPSYRQAFAGRRCLLPVDGYYEWRTIPTEKGKPRKQPFFVSRVDGGVLALAGLYEFWRDRAVPSEDPLAWLVTCTIVTTDAEPDLAPIHERMPLFLDPGGYDAWLDPGRTDPDELRSLLVPPAPGALQAVPVSPAVGSIRNNSADLVRPIALTEDALAGGGFGEAVGATLF from the coding sequence ATGTGCGGACGTTTCGCCTCCACCACCAAGCCCGAGGACCTGGTCGAGATCTTCGGCGTCGAGCAGTGGGACCCGACGGAGACCCTCGCCCCCAGCTGGAACGTGGCCCCGACGGACTCGGCATTCGCCGTACTGGACCGCACCCCCAAGGGGCAGGCGGAGCCGGTCCGCCAGCTGCGGGTGCTGCGCTGGGGCCTCGTCCCGTCCTGGTCGAAGTCCGCGGACGGCGCGGTGAAGATGATCAACGCCCGGGCCGACACGGTGCACGAGAAGCCCTCGTACCGGCAGGCCTTCGCCGGGCGCCGCTGCCTGCTCCCGGTGGACGGCTACTACGAGTGGCGGACGATACCCACCGAGAAGGGCAAGCCCCGCAAGCAGCCGTTCTTCGTGAGCCGCGTCGACGGCGGGGTGCTCGCGCTGGCCGGCCTGTACGAGTTCTGGCGCGATCGCGCCGTCCCGTCCGAGGACCCCCTCGCCTGGCTGGTGACCTGCACCATCGTCACCACCGACGCCGAGCCGGACCTCGCCCCGATCCACGAGCGGATGCCGCTCTTCCTCGACCCCGGCGGGTACGACGCCTGGCTCGACCCGGGCCGCACCGACCCGGACGAGCTGCGCTCGCTGCTCGTCCCGCCCGCTCCCGGCGCGCTGCAGGCCGTCCCGGTGTCACCGGCGGTGGGCAGCATCCGCAACAACAGCGCCGACCTGGTCCGCCCGATCGCCCTCACCGAGGATGCCCTCGCCGGGGGCGGCTTCGGCGAGGCCGTCGGCGCCACCCTCTTCTGA
- a CDS encoding alpha/beta family hydrolase — MPSPGAASARPSAPPSSEPSGARVQTLVPTPVGEARITRYPAEGTPKALLALGHGAGGGIEARDLQALAAALPARGITVALVEQPWRVAGKKLGPAPKTLDQGWLPVLAELAGSGLPLVAGGRSAGARVACRTAEAVGAVAVVALAFPLHPPGKPERSRAEELLGSGRPTLVVQGGKDTFGTPEEFPQLPTGHELVAIPYAGHGFSVPKRAPLGQDEALRQITDAVGDWILALR; from the coding sequence ATGCCCTCGCCGGGGGCGGCTTCGGCGAGGCCGTCGGCGCCACCCTCTTCTGAGCCCTCTGGAGCCCGTGTGCAGACCCTCGTCCCCACCCCCGTCGGCGAGGCCCGGATCACCCGCTACCCGGCCGAGGGCACCCCGAAGGCGCTGCTCGCGCTCGGACACGGCGCCGGCGGCGGCATCGAGGCGCGCGACCTGCAGGCGCTGGCGGCCGCCCTGCCCGCGCGCGGGATCACCGTCGCGCTGGTGGAACAGCCCTGGCGGGTGGCCGGCAAGAAGCTCGGCCCGGCGCCGAAGACGCTGGACCAGGGCTGGCTCCCGGTGCTGGCCGAACTCGCCGGGAGCGGTCTGCCGCTGGTGGCCGGCGGCCGCAGCGCCGGGGCGAGGGTGGCCTGCCGTACGGCCGAGGCGGTCGGCGCGGTGGCCGTGGTGGCACTGGCCTTCCCGCTGCACCCGCCGGGCAAGCCCGAGCGCAGCCGGGCCGAGGAACTGCTGGGGTCCGGCCGCCCGACCCTCGTGGTGCAGGGCGGCAAGGACACCTTCGGCACCCCCGAGGAGTTCCCCCAACTGCCCACCGGCCACGAGCTGGTGGCGATCCCGTACGCCGGCCACGGCTTCTCCGTGCCCAAGCGGGCGCCGCTCGGCCAGGACGAGGCGCTGCGGCAGATCA